Within the Effusibacillus lacus genome, the region AAGTTATAAGCGGAACGCGGGATATCAATGCTGCTTGAGAGCCAGAACGGTTTCCCCGTGTCCAATGATTCCAGTGCCGCCAGTTCATCCTTTCTTTCCAAAATGATGTCTCCGATACGACGAATCACAGCTATGCGGTCATTAGCGCTCATTTTTTTCCAGGGACCGTTAAGAGCTTTCCTGGCAGCCTGCACAGCCAGGTCAACTTCCTGTTTTCCGCCTTCTGCCACGATTCCGATTTTTTCGCCCGTTGCCGGATTCACATTGTCAAATGTTTTCCCGTCAAGTGAAGGAACATATTTTCCATCGATATAATGCAAACAGTCGATGGCTTTCACTTCCGTCGGTGCCGCTTGTTGTATTGCCATTTTCACAGCCTCCCCGCGTTTACAATATTTGTACTGTTTTGAACTTATGATAGATTTCTGCCAATATCGAAACAATATCGTTGTTCTTCTATGTGGAATCAGGAGAAAAATCCGGATCAAAGCAAGAGTAATATAAAGAAAGACCCTTTTGACGCATGTGATATCAGTGTGTAAAAATTGTGGAGGATTGCGATGGATACGCAACAGCTGCTGACCTTGCAAAAATTGGCCAGGGAAAAAAGCTTCAGCCGTGCTTCCCGCGAACTCGGGATTTCACAACCTACCGCTACCATGCGCATCAAAGCACTGGAAGACGAACTCGGGGAGACTTTAATTTTACGCACAGGACAAAAAGCCGTGCTCACGCCGGCGGGAGAAATATTTCTGTCGCACGTCGACCGTGCCCTGAAAGTGCTTCAATCGGCGGTTGACCGTATATCCGCCGGACCGGACGGAAATTTTTTGGCGATCGCCGGCACGCCTTCCTTTAATACTTTCGTGCTGCCGGAAATCCTGCAGGAATTTCGCGTTCTTCATCCGGACATTCAGTGGCAAATCTATACGGACGGGACAGAAAACATTCTGAAAATGATTGCAGACGGCATCATAGATATCGGGCTGGTTCGCGGAATGGTGCCAAACAGCACTGTTTCTTCCTTTCCGTTATTTTTCGAGAAGTTTCTGCTGATTCTCCCGAACAATCACCCCCTGGCATTAAAGGAATCGGTAAGCTTGCCCGATCTGCAAAATGAGCCGATTGTGTTTTACCGGCGAAATTCGGATACTTGGGGTGAAATTGAAAAACGTTTTCTTGCGGCGGGAGTCCAGCCAAAAATCACTATGGAGCTGAACCATACTGTGACGGTCAAACAGATGCTGCTGGCAGGGGAAGGAGTCGCCTTTTTGCCGGAGCTGACGGTGAAAAATGAACTTGAAACCGGTCTTTTGACTGCAGGAAGGATAGAGGGGCCGCCAATCCTCCGTCCGATTTCCGCCGTGATTCCGCAATGGGAACTGCCGGAAACCGCAAATTCTTTTCTGCTGTTTTTAAAGAGCAGATTCGTTTTGGGGGATCACGATGGATATTGAACTCCTGAGAACGTTTCAAAAAGTGGCTCATCTGCAGAGTATCAACAAAGCATCCGAAAAGCTGTTCATGAGCCAATCCTCAGTGTTCAGCCGGATCCGGACACTTGAAGAGGAACTGGGGTGCATGCTGTTTTCCCGAAAAGGACGAGGCATTCAGTTGACTTCACGCGGAGAACAACTGCTTCGTTATGTGAATCGGACCCTTGAGCTGATTGACTTGGGTGTTCACGAGATCAATAAAATGAAACATTCCCCCCACATGATTCAACTTTCGTCGGTCCCGACTGTTGCCAGCTATTTCCTGCCCACGCTGATCCAATCATTTCGCGAAATTGATGGCCGGGCTCGTTTTCATGTCACAACCGCATCCACATCGGAGATTGTTGATTGGGTGATGACCGGCCGGGCTGAATTGGGTTTGATTCGCGGTCCGTTTCAGTTGATGGGAATTGAGGTTAAGTGGTTATTTGCGGATCCCATCATTCCGATTGTTTCCCGGCTTCATCCATGGGGTGAAAAACAGTTCGTGTGTCCCGATGATTTCAACCAGGAAACGATTATCGCTTTCGCCCGC harbors:
- a CDS encoding LysR family transcriptional regulator, whose translation is MDTQQLLTLQKLAREKSFSRASRELGISQPTATMRIKALEDELGETLILRTGQKAVLTPAGEIFLSHVDRALKVLQSAVDRISAGPDGNFLAIAGTPSFNTFVLPEILQEFRVLHPDIQWQIYTDGTENILKMIADGIIDIGLVRGMVPNSTVSSFPLFFEKFLLILPNNHPLALKESVSLPDLQNEPIVFYRRNSDTWGEIEKRFLAAGVQPKITMELNHTVTVKQMLLAGEGVAFLPELTVKNELETGLLTAGRIEGPPILRPISAVIPQWELPETANSFLLFLKSRFVLGDHDGY
- a CDS encoding LysR family transcriptional regulator: MDIELLRTFQKVAHLQSINKASEKLFMSQSSVFSRIRTLEEELGCMLFSRKGRGIQLTSRGEQLLRYVNRTLELIDLGVHEINKMKHSPHMIQLSSVPTVASYFLPTLIQSFREIDGRARFHVTTASTSEIVDWVMTGRAELGLIRGPFQLMGIEVKWLFADPIIPIVSRLHPWGEKQFVCPDDFNQETIIAFARKSSIWSSVTAWFKSNGVAPRIGMELDHVETTKQMVSCGLGISFVPSMAVQSEILEGRLKTVPLKPPLNLSRDTLLIRHRRKPLSPHAEMFWNSDLKAPCQQQRHCDPP